Below is a genomic region from Meleagris gallopavo isolate NT-WF06-2002-E0010 breed Aviagen turkey brand Nicholas breeding stock chromosome 5, Turkey_5.1, whole genome shotgun sequence.
CTAATCAAATAGTATGATAACATCAttcatgttattttttgtgACTTGATCTCATTTCAGATGAAGTGGCGATCTCTCCTGCCCCAACAATGTATTTTGCTGATACCGTGTCTCCTAATGGCTTTGGAAGCTGTACCTATAGACATAGATAAGACAAAAGTCAAAGGAGAAGGTCACGTAGAAGGAGAGAAGATAGAAAATCCAGTAAGTGtaacaaaataaatcttcagTGAAATAAGTAGTTTGTTTTAGTTACTAGTAATCCACCTATAGCAAGCTCCTATCCTGAAATTTAGATGTCTTTTACCGGAGCTGTATTCAGGGAAGAAATGAATATCAGCTGGGATTATCAAACATGGTACTTTCTGCTGTGGTGGGGTTCCATTTAtatctgttctcttttcttattCACTTCTCTGAGCTGCTAAAGGTGAGATAGCAAACTGAAGTGAATTCCCCAGCATACAACGGAaagtactgtttattttttcacaggACTTCTTTGAAGTGACTGACTGAGTGGTGGCTTAGGAAATTCCATTCAATGTTTCCAGTTCATTGCTTCCAATcgagaaggaaaatgtttgatTAGGAGAATTCAACTACATTTCAGAAATAGGAATTTTTTTCAACAGCAGACATACTGTGTTTGTGAGTGCTACAAGCACATCGTACAAAGTTGAGTTTGAGATCTCAAATTTCCTGAAGTGCCAACTGTTTTTGTCAAGAAACAAATCTCCAATATCAGCTTTTAATAGCTGAACCGTGATGTTGTGCTGTGAAAGCCAAATAAATTCTTTTGTTGAAGcagactttctttctttccagaatgGAATTATTCTGTCTAGCACAGTTGTATTTGCTCTGGATTGGTCTTCTGGAGAGTGTTTCTTTGCACCACACTACCATAGGAAAAATCAGAGTGTAGCATATGCCACAGGAACCTTAGCTGATCTAGTAGGCTAAGTCCTGGGTGTAGCTTTGGTTTATCTGTCCTCAGTGCAGATGAACCAGTGCAGTTTCATTAATCTTATATTTGCTTTAAATGTTTCCCAACCAGGCTATCAGCttctttttttgaaagataTACTGATTAAAGCCAAGTAAAACTTCTGGCTGTTGCTTCTGGCAGACTGAAGGTGGCTGCCTTTAAAGGAGGTTTTCTAGGAAATGCAGCAAATAGTCTCAACATTCTTTTGCATCTGggagaaaagaacagcagtaTTCTGAACCACTCTTAAATTCTTATAATTAATGAATTGCACTGTTTGAAAAGCCTCACTATGTTAACAGAATAGATGGTTGCATGCAACGTGGGTTTCCTCAATGCCTTTCTCCTCTTTGTCATCTGTTGCTGAAACAAATTAATTCTAAGTTCCTACAAGACAAAGATGCAGATCACAAAAGTAGAAGATATGTAAAAGAGCTGTGATACTTGTATTGCTGAGAATTGGATTTCAGTAATATGATAGTATTTACATGAAATGTATTGTTTGGCAGTATATTCTATTCTAAAGTTAACATTCTTTTTTGAAGGATACAGGGCTCTATTATGATGAATATCTCAGGCAAGTAATTGATGTCTTGGAAACAGATAAGCATTTCAGGGAGAAACTCCAGACTGCTGACATAGAAGAAATAAAGGTAAGTTAAATATATTAATTGAGGCTAATTAAGTCTGTCATAATGAACCCTTCAAGATGGACATatctacatatatatttaaagtctTCAGACCCCTCTCATATTTTGTAAGACACATTTTCTGTTTACCTAGGTATTTATCTCTTTCTGGAGCTTTGTCTTTAGTAAAGGAACAGCAAGTTTTCTGTTAGTTAAAGATTATCCCATagaagaataataataaaaagtactCAAATGCATGGTTTCTGATTTCTGCCCATCTATTTAAAAGGCTGTGTCAGATTCTGTACAGATAGATACATCCTGACGTACCACAAAAAAGCTGCAAGCCTAGTTCTCACTCAGTTTTTCCTGTTGGGTGATTTGGAACACTGTTTCAAACAGAGGTTTATATGCTTTCTGAAGTGAAGATGGTGTATCATTTGTTGATATGAAGTCATGGAAGAGAATTACAAGAAAGTCATGTTTTCTAGTCTGAGGAAATTGAGAAGCTGTGCTAGAAGCAATGTCAGTGTGCTGAAGTCAGGTATAAGATAGACTTCTGGCATTCTCCGCTGCTGTCCTTTCTCAAGTACCAGTCCAAATAGCACATGGTCCCAAAATCCCGttgtgtttttgtcttttgtacTCCAGTGCTCTGTATGGTAGCTGTTTCACGTTCCCCTTTTATGAGCTAGAAATTTTGCATGAGACAGGCAGGAAACAGCCTAGAGCGACAGAGAGGAAATCCTGCCTTTTGCATTGCTTTTAATCCCTCATGTTGCCATTGGCAGCTTTTGATTCCGCTTTCTTCTGTGCTATAACTGGGGTTACTCTTGAAGACTACTGTGAATTACCAGAGCCTGATAAATATTCTTGCAGTACACGTTAATGGCTGTTGCTTTGCTTGTATCTTCTCTCAAGTGTTACAGCTGTCATCAAGTGGCTGAAGACGAAGCACTGTGCTTTCATCTTGCAGCTCTTTTGAATTAGTTTGAGAATGTTTCATCAAgaaatttattatttctgaacCTCACAAGGCATTTCTGCTGAAGTCAAGCTTCTGCTCTTCAATAGGAGCAAATGTTTCTGGAGAGAGTTTCTAAACCTTTCTGGATCCTGCTCTGTGTCTATAACCATAGGCCTGAAATTTTTTAATATGTTCACTGAATGACTTTTGAGATCCTTGTACGTATGGGCTACACTATGAGAAAAACTACGACTGGTCTGCTGTCTTGCAGCTCACATACAATGGGAATAGTAAAGGctgctttcttttatgtttttatagatcagttttgttttttgacagAGTGGAAAACTTAGCAGAGAGCTTGACTTAGTAAGCCACCACGTGAGAACACGACTGGATGAACTCAAGCGACAAGAGGTGGCAAGATTAAGAATGTTAATTAAAGCCAAAATGGATTCTGTTCAAGGTAAGAATACAAAATCTAAGAAGGTGAACTGGGCACCTGTCCAATACAAGCTAGACAAAATCTAAGCTACGCTGTCCTTGATGTCAATAGTAATAACTGTTATCTGAAAGTAAGAGTGTCCTTTTTGATCTAGCCTATGCACAACAAATATGTATCTTTATAAGaaattaaggagaaaataaaagccatctGTATTTTATAAATAGCTAAACTTGATTTGGGCAGTGGATTTTGCAGATACATCTAAtcctttttcaccttttttgGGTATTTTTGTAGTGTATCAGTTTACAAATAACTCACCGAGAAATAGCcacattttgattattttagaGTACAAGACTATGTTTCATGGATTTCAGGCaggctttttttaattaatagtCACTTAacattatgttttcattttttctttttaagttcttACTGGTGGAAAGGGGACTGTTTTACAGATTTATATCAAATGATAAACATTTCAGTTCAGAAgatgatttgttttatttttgaggcAATTGGAAGGTCCTGAGTAAAGAGGAACATTTAGGGTGCAGAAACTTATCCatagcattttttaattattaattaaatgGCTCAAACATACATAGTTCGTTAAGAACATGTATacttaattcattttaaataatctgTTTGGTGCATACTTAGCTGGGAAATAACACATACTATCTCTTTTTACTTAGTACTGAAGAAGTTTTAAGGTTTTTACTTAGAATGAAATCTGTAAGTTTCTTACTAGGTATCACTTCTTGAAGTGAATTAGTTTCCCAGAGATAAAGATCATAACGATGGACTGCATGttcttgttttcaaaatggTGTTTTTCACAAAGATGATGTAAGTACTGAATTTGCTTGAGCAGATTGTTTTCTTGCTCATTAAAAACATTATCAAGTTGCAGGGAGGATCCCACTAACTGGAATAGGTATTGTATCAATTTGAAGTACTCCAAGAAGAAGGATCCTAATCCCATTAAGCCAGATTTAGAGGCGGCAAATAGGCCAAAGAAGCACATATATGCAGATGTGTCTAGGGGATATTACTGGAGTCAGGAAAAAAGTCAGATTAATTTGGGAAAGGAGATATTTTTAGTACAGTATCTTTCCAATGAATGCTTTAGATGCTATCATAATATAGTGAAGGAAGAATATAGAGTTTGCTGAGAACTTCAGTATAATCTGTTTAtcctttgcttgctttttctgaaagttttaGTTCAGAGAGTATAGTCCACCAGTAGCTGGACAGTACATACCAGACCTCCACAGGATCTCAGTGTATTGCCTCACATACCTTTCAGACCCtctggttcttttttcttaagtgGCTTTTTAGCTGCCAAGAGCCTAATCTCATGCTTATATTGCAGGCAAGCACTCCAGCAGCCGCCACAGATGAAGCATGTTTACACATTCTGTCACTGTGTGTGATATTATATCTGTAAAGAACCAGAGCAGATTATaccttttcaaaatattcagatgACTATGAATGTGAACCAATGCAATTCAGAAAAATTTTGTAAAGTTTATAGTGGGCCCTGCCACTGAATATTTCACGTCACATGTAATTGTATGGACAGATTATCTACAAAGTACAGCTACATCTGTATGCTTATGCAGCACCTTGGGACACATACAAAAATGCATTCTGTAGTAACAGCAGTAGAGCTGTTTGATTTCCTTGTATTTGTTCTGTTAATATTTTCCATATGGTACAACTTAATATCTTGGTCCTTTATCTGATTAAGACCTGCTTTATTCGCACTCAGATGGATCAGGTCCAACAGACTTGGACATATGTTTTTCATATATTCAATCTTGATCCAGAtgtgtttttaaacatttgtaCCAAGATCCTGCTAGACTGACTAGTACAGGACAAGAATGTTCGGAGTTGGATAACTTTCTCCAGGGTCAACTCTTTAGATAATGCAATAATGTGACAAGTAAATACTGTCAGATTGAATGAACTGTTTCTCCATAAATagatttgggattttttttattattttgtttgtttttaaaatattctaatacTACACTtccaaaaaacatttcataaacAGACTAAGGCGTGTATATTTCAGAACAACTATGATCTCATCAGGGATAAACGTGCCCTAGACAGTGTTTGCTGCTTTGTGATAATATGAATACAGCACTGAGCATGAGAGTAATAGTTTACCATAGGATAACAAGTTTAgaattatattttcctttaatttattttttaaggcaAATCAAGTATTTTTTACTAACCCATTTAGTAAAAGCTGTTCAGAATTGTTACCCATAACGTACCAAAGCACATACTACTTAAGACATCATTATTAGTTAGCATTAACAGTCAGAAAACGGAACATCTAGAAAAGCTTGTAATtgtagaaatgtattttattgttAATGCATTGTATATTGATATTATTGGGTACAGTCCCTGTcttaagaaaggagaaatgtttgCAGCTTTTAGACAAAGGACTTGACTCTCTGCTGTCTtatctttcttgttttgcaCAAATGAAATTTGAATTTCTAGTTATCAGATTTCAATTTTAACTATGTATCTTGCCATATCTATCTCTTCCCCCCCNNNNNNNNNNNNNNNNNNNNNNNNNNNNNNNNNNNNNNNNNNNNNNNNNNNNNNNNNNNNNNNNNNNNNNNNNNNNNNNNNNNNNNNNNNNNNNNNNNNNGCGTACGGGCGCTCCGCACGGAACGCTCCTAGGTGCTATCCAGTAGCTACCAGTCAGGGGGTACCGCCTCCAGTAATCCGGTCCCGTTTACTAAGCATACTTCATACACTAAGTTccaaacaatacaaaacacaTGATTAAACACGGAAAACGAGTGAAAAGCATCCACTTACAAGCTACAACATCAATGAATCCATCACGAAGAAAACATGCGTTAATCCGCTCAGCCTGAGTACAAGGCAGCTGTCTTAACTGGCAATTTCAACCAGACCACGACTGTTCGATATACCAAGTGGACCATAACATCAGTCAGTGCATGGCAGTGCCACTGGGGCAAATAGGAACCACAGGagaagcaaaaaggaagatGATTTGGTCCCTTCTGTTGACTACTGCAGACTTTCAGACCATCTGCATGCCTGTTTACCAGAGAATCTTCTGAGGCATTCCTTGGAAAATTAACAGGAATTTTTCCATGTACTTagcatgtattttaaaacttcagctCACCCTACTTAGCAATCcttttttcaatatatttacatattcttAGGGCACTTCTCGTTAAGTAGGCACTGATTTTCTACACACAAACCGAATACACCATTCCCTTGCTTGCACTCCTTAAACTGGAGAGCAACCCCCATGCCAGCATTGTTGGCCTCGCTTCCATAGCTCCTGTGACAGCCACACCACATGCACAGGTGTCCTCCAGAAGCAGCACCAGCCAGCCCTGAGAAACAGCCACCCTACATCAGATGGCAAGCAGCATTCCCCACAGCTTAGCTTTTAGTGATGGGGAGGGAAAACAGTTCTGCTTCCAGAGAGAGAACTGCCCTGCCCTGGGAGCCCTGCTTCTAGGAAGAAGGACGCTACCCCCAGCTGAGTCAATAAAGGGAACAATGGCATAGCCTGCAGACTGCCTTCTCAGTGGGTAATTACAGACTGTACATCACCACATGAGAACACGACGTCAGCTTGAAAGTATTTCTTACACAGGAAGTTACAAATATGTGGCTGTAAATGCAGTGCACAAGGTGCACGTCCCAGCAGTCTCGCTATCTTGTTACTATATATGTTGTCTGATACACTGTTCCAGTGTCATAGTTGCCCTGCGAGTTTTCAGGAAGTGCTTAGTGACCATAACATCTCGtacagaagaaagcagtaaaaaaaaatccatataaTGTTACTGACATTCTTACTAATATTTAAATGATATATTACAGGCAGAATAAACACGAGGACATTTGTTCAAATGTTTGGAGAAAATAagtgctgtgctcactgccctTAATACTCAGACTTCACAAAAGAACTCCGATATAACATATGCAAAAAGCAAATCACCTTGTGTAAATAACCAGTCTAATGCTGAGATTAACTGGAAATCTCATAAACTGCAGCTGGCAGATggcttttaaaacaatttttaggATAAAGAAGTTTTATTTATATCCAGATCAAAAGGCCAACTACATGCaatgaaaacataaacaaaTACTTTGGCAAAGACAAAACACACGGAAGTATAAACATCTTTCAAAAGAAAGTTGCCTTCGTTGTCATCTCAGCCTAAAACACATTTACGTAAGCCTTCCAAATTTAACAGATGAATGCCTCAATATAAGTACTGGAATTCCTACTTGCCCTTCACTAATTGGAAGCAGTAAACTCGGTGTCTATTGTTAGAGCATCCTTTCTGAGAATGAGAAATTGTTAGTAGAAGCACGGGAATTTTAAAAGGACAAACGTGCTTCCTCTGCAAATAGGAAGAGCATATCccaacaaggaaaaaatctctTAGCAGATTGCATTTTGCATACCAGAACATGCTGCTTACTTTATGCACATCTATTCCAAGGAAATTCCCAAATGTTTGTTCATCAGGGTGGGAATGCAACATGAAGTTCAGCCGCATCCTGTTGCACACTCTCGTTAGCAGTGACCACATCATGGCTTCTCACTGCCTCCCAGAGCAGCCTAGGGCAACGGCACTGCACAGCCCACAGCTGCATTTCAGCCCTACACTTCATCCCAAAGCATTCAGCCTCAACATCACAGTCCCCATGTAGTCAAGGAAACCCTAAGCAGTTGTCACAGGTGGCAAACTGTAGCTTTTCTTGGGTCTGTGGTCCTGAAAAGCCTCAGGGCCTCTAACTTATACAGACAGAGTAGCTTAGGAACTTaggtttgaaagaaaaaggcatgTTCATGAAATACCCTAACTCAGACCACACAGGAATTGAAAATTATACATCTAGATTTCTTGAAAAGCAGCCTAATATTAGAGTCATAAAGCTATGGCATCAGGTGATGTGTGAATTAGAAGCTAAACAATtaatctttaattattttttattaatgatgcaaacaaataaattgttttaaaatatatttagaaactATTAGCTTGAACTGCTACAGCAATCTACCAGTCTCCAGTAATCAAGACAGCTAAAGTTCTAACATCACCAAGGTGACTACAGCTCTTAAAGGCAACAAGTTTCAACCACCACTTGTGGAATCTTTGGTagtttaaaatcaaaattttaGCTGTAATTTTTGTCTGTGcacttatttctcttctctaaaACCAGCAGAGGGAGACAGGTTCTTTTCTACTCctgaaggaaaatacattttctgtgaaaacataCCTTCTGAGCATTCAGTATAATTTCCTACATTAGTCTCGCAAAGCTTTTCCTTGGCAATTTTGGACTTTGTTATCAATCCTCATTTTGCTTGCTCTGAGTGTCTATTCAAGCTTAAACTCCTACTGCTTACTGTTGAATTAACATCTGCAGATATAAGTTACTAATATTTTGTTGTGGAGATCTTCCAGTGCGAAAGAGGATATCAGTGTTGgtaatgagagaaaaaacaactttggCCATAGTtatgtttttattgtttcacTGTTACGCAACAGCTCCAGGTTTTCACTGTGTAGGTCCACATATAGCTTCCAAAAGccacaaaattatttcagctaCATAcatgagttacatttaagcTCAAACAGCGTTCCCATCTGCAATCAGAAAAACATAAGAATTTTTAGCAGAAGTACAATCTTCAGCTAACTTCTTTGGACCCAGGTCCTGTTTCAGTAAGTGAAGATTTAGGTACTAGCAGCCAAAATACTATTGCTATTAACACTATTTTAGCATAGAAAATTAGTTAGGTCCCACACAATTTAAACATCTCTACAGCAGTGGGTCAGGGCAGGCATTTCAAATTCCTAGAAAACAATTTCATATTTACAcaatttttaaggaaattatATCCAGAAGAGCTGCTGGACAAGGGAACtgaagaacagaacatttcCTAAACTTTACTACCGACTTTACTGCTAATagtttgtgattttattttacatagaGAAGAAATTATATGAAATGGCTTTGGATAGGAATGACTAATCAACCGTACATATGCATAACTGGTATCATTTGAAAGCTTTGAATAGAAATAAGCTTTTGAACCTTCTTAAAATGGAGTGCAGGTTACAAAAAACACACGCAGAATCTGTGACAGTGCTGCAACATGCTCTGCAGGTACCATGGGATAGTTTATAGTATACAATGGCGAGGACAATTAATGTAAGCATGACGCCAGAATAACCCGAGGGCAAAACTGTGGACAACAGGACGCATCCCTGGGAACAGCTATCAGTCCTTGGGTAAAGGTAATAGAGGTAATTGGGAAGACTTGTGGCAAATCAGGTATTTAAAATCCCAATTACAGCAAGTCATGCTTAATCAGATATCCAAAGACAGAGGATGATAAAGCTTCATACCAACTACTTGCTAGAACTGCCCTGTGtcaaagaattaaaagaaaataaaatcagcaacaGATGTAGAAATCCTACAGCATGAGACTTCCACAGTGATCTCTGGCAGGTTATCCTGTGAAAGGCTACTCTTGTCTTCCTCCAGCTGCCCAAATCCTGACACAAGCTAACTGCATGAGGCTCCCTGTAGTAAACCCACGTTCATTAGTAACATGACTTCACAGTTCTTTAAGCATTGTAAGTCAATGGAAATATTCTACCCTTAAGAAAGAATGAACAATTGTTTATGTCATAGACTTGTTCATAATCACACAGTATATAACACTGAAGAAATTATCGTATCAAAGGCATTCAATGAGCTCAGCTTTCATATTTCTGTCCAAGTCTGATTCTAGTTTGGGCTTGCTTGGCCCTTAATCCTTGTATTTTGgtgtacaattttttttgtagtttccaCAGGGGAAGTTAAGTGCACAATGTGCTTCCTGGAGGACATTAGTAAAACTGGTTACCAGGTTAAAGTTCAATGATTCAAACTCAAGATTTTATCTAATGGATGCTGGAAGCAGTGGAAGTAATTCAAATTGCTCAAAATCATTGCCAAGATGCTTTAATTGGTAAATAAGCATCTCGTGCTTAGGAATGATGATTATGTAAGAGTAGGGTACTGCATACAAGAGTACACATTATTCAGTACATAGACACATTATTACTGCTTGCATTTGTTTACATTAATGCACAGAAAGGCATCCATGCATCTGAAGGACAAAACTGAATATTGTGTTAATAAAACTGATCTCTGAGTTCAGTGGAAGACTTTTTAGAAAGGACAGCAGTAGTTAGCACCTGGCAGACAAGTGAACAGTATTAATACACATTGCAACTCACCCGAGCAACTTAAGACAGAGTGTGTGTGTGGGAGAAGAAGAAGTGTGAGTTTATGAATTCACCTACTCACTGAGAACTTCAAGGACTGCTCATCAGCATACCACACACAGTCTCATTATTAACTCTGTCTTCATAGATGTTCCTCACCTGTCAGAATAATCCTACTGAATCTATAAGAAATCTTATCAGGACCAGGTttatctggatgaggagctaaCAGATATGGTTTATAGTTTGTGGTAGTAATGGTAAtgggtggacagttggactagatgatcctgtaggtcctttccaaccttttgattctatgattctatgaacccAAGCATAAGTGTGCAGAACACGTTATGAACAGAATTCACCATCCAAGAAGTCAGTTGGAGAAATCAGCTGGTCATCAAGTCTCAGTATTTATAGTCATTCTTCTACAATGTGACACACCAGgtacgttaaaaaaaaaaaaaaatacagcattcatCCTAATCAAGAGCAGTACTGAAGCACTTGCAAACCTAGTATTAGCATTAAGAAAACTACATATTTTCTAAGTATAAATGTAATACTAAGTTTTAAATAGCAACAGACCTTTGCTTGAGAAACATACTGAAGAATAGCTAAAGGATATGAATGAGAACACAGATAAGAGTACGGCATTTCAATGTAGTGGCAAAGACTAATTCTGACTACAATACCTTACATGCTACAGTGCAGCAAGTATTCAAGTTAATGCTTGTGTTTGGTGAAAGTATGGAGCAGTCCAAGTGGTTTtccattaaaacagaaaatccttttgctttgtttaaagcAATTATTGCTTCCAATAGAGTATTTCCATTAGAATATCTGCTCAATAGAGCAGAAATTCCTCATCGTGCCAGGAGTGACAGTACTGCAGCATTAATGCAAAAATCAAGATCAtgcttatgtttttttttagtctCATTTACAGAAGAGcctgaaaagaataaaattatctTTGCGTTAATTCTCTAGAATCAATTGGTGAATCTACCTGCAGCATTTTGGCAGCCCCTAAAGGTACCAGGCTGAATCTTTGACCTGTGAGAGACTATTAAAATGCCA
It encodes:
- the LOC104911028 gene encoding nucleobindin-2-like — translated: MAGIAQPRENLGCFVPRTGMVSLEVPVDVVSAMKWRSLLPQQCILLIPCLLMALEAVPIDIDKTKVKGEGHVEGEKIENPDTGLYYDEYLRQVIDVLETDKHFREKLQTADIEEIKSGKLSRELDLVSHHVRTRLDELKRQEVARLRMLIKAKMDSVQGKNTKSKKVNWAPVQYKLDKI